A region of the Ornithinimicrobium ciconiae genome:
CAGGCGTTGCTGCCTGCCACCTCGTCCTGGCCGCTGAGCGCGGCGGCCAGGACGGTCTCAGCGGTGGGCTCGCCACCCTCACGCGGTTCCGGGTCGGCCACGGTGGGGGCCAGTTCCGCAGCTACCTCGTGGCGGGTCGCCGCCGTGTCGGGGTCCGCCCAGGAGTCGTCGAGCCGTGCGGTCAGCACGACCTGTCCCCCGGCGGTGCCGATCCGTTCCTGCAGCTGACCGACGATATTGCGGTCCGCCCCGGGCAGGGTGACCACGGCCACGCGGCGACCGCTGAGCTGGTCCTGCGTGACGGTGGGCGTGAGGATCTGGACGACCTGGTTCTTCAGGTCATCCCTCGCCTCGGCCTGGTCGAGCTGGGCCCGCAGTCCGTTGCGTTCCTCACGTAACTCCCGGACCTGGGCCTCCAGCGTCGAGGAGATCTCCTGTCCCAGGGGTCCGGCGCCGAGCACGATGCCGACGGCGAGCGCCATGAAGACGGCCACCAGGGAGACCAGGTGGTATCGAAAGTCGATCACCCGAAGAGTCCTCCGATCCAGGCGAGGAGGTCGTCCCAGCGCACCGCCAGGACGCCCATGGCGGTCCGGCCCCCCGGTGTCGCCGCGAGTGCGGCCAGAACCGCCAGCATGCCGGCCAGCACCAGCCAGGTCAGCGCTCCCGAGGAGATCCGGCTGCGATAGAGCAGGCTCACGCCCTTGGCGTCCACCAACTTGCTGCCCACCCGCAGCCGGGTCAGGAAGGTGGAGGCCATGCCCTGACGTCCCTTGTCCAGGAACTCGATCAGGGTGGCGTGGGTGCCGACCGCGACGATCAGTTCAGCGCCCTTGCCGTCGGCCAGCAGCATCGCCACATCCTCGCTGGTGCCGATCGCCGGCAGCACGATGGCGTCCTGGACACCCAGTGCCGTGACGCGCTCCATCCCCGGGGCCCGCCCGTCGCGGTAGGCGTGCACGATGATCTCGGCGCCGCTCTTGAGAGCTGCGTCGCCGACCGAATCCATGTCACCGACGATGATGTCCGGTCGATAACCCAGCTCCAGCAGGGCGTCCGCTCCCCCGTCGACGCCGATGAGCACCGGCCGGGCCTCGCGGATGAAGGGCCGCAGGGTCTGCAGGTCCTCCTTGTAGTGGTAACCGCGCACCACGACCAGGACATAGCGTCCCTCGAGGTCGGTGCGGATCGGTGGGAGCGGGATGCCGTCGAGGAGCAGGTCGCGCTCCTCGCGCACGTATTGCATGGTGTTGCGCGAGAAGGCCTCGATCTGCTCGGAGATATTGCCCCGCGCCTCCTCCATCGCCGCCTCGATCAACGCCAGGTCCAGCTTGGTCCCCTCGGCCACCATGGCATCGTCCACGAACAGCTGACTGCCGGTGACCCGCCCGGTGGCCCCCTCGGTGACCTGGGTGAGCAGTGCCTCACCCGCCCGGTCGATGAGCGGGACTCCCGCGTCGACCAGGATCTTGGGTCCCAGGTTGGGATAGGCACCGCTGATCGAGGCTGCTGCGTTGATCACGGCCGCCGGCTTGCACGCCACCAGGGCGTAGGCGCTGACCTGGTCCAGATCCTCATGGTTGATCACCGCGATGTCGCCGGGGGCGAGTCGCTTGGTGAGGTTCTTGGTGCGCGCGTCGACCCGGACCGGTCCCTTCACGGAGGGACCCTCGGACGCTGCCGCAGGCACCGGGGAGTTGGACAGGCTCATGGTGGCCCCATCGTGCCACGGTTCGGGGACCACACGGCCGTGACCGGCCGAGGAGCAAGTATGCCGAGGAGCAGGCCGGTCACGCTGCTCACCAGCAGTACTGCCGCAATCACCTCCCCCGGCAGGTGCGCGTGCAGGGTGACATTTCCCACCGCGACCACGATGAGGGTCAGTGTCCACAGCAGCGTCGCCCACGACGCCGGGCGCGGCCACAGCACCACCACCGAGACGAGCAGCGAGCAGGCCGCGGTCGTGTGCCCGGAGGGGAAGTCCTCAACGCCCAGACCCAACCACCCGTCCCGGATCTGCACCAGCATGAGCAGGCTGGCGCTCGGCACCAGCAGCGCCGTCAGGGCCGCGCCGAGGTGTCGCTGCGCCACGGCGCTGATCCACAGGACTGCGACCAGCACTGCGAGGAGCAGGGGGAGCCACGTGCGACCCAGGCTGCTCAGCAGGCGGCGCAGCGTCCAGGGCAGGTCGTGGATGAGCGGAGAGGCCAGCAACGGGTCCCACCGTCCCCCCAGCGACGTGTGCCGCCACAGGATGGAGAAGAACACCAGCGTGAGGAAGGCCATCAGCCCCACGGCGAGCCACTGGGCACGCTGGACCGAGGACACGGCGCGCCTCAGCCGCTCAGCCGGCGGGGGGCGTGCTCCTCCAGCAGCTCACGTGCGTGCTCCAGCGCAGCCGGGGAGTCGGTGACCCCGCCCAGCATCCGGGCGATCTCCGCCACCCGTTCGGGTCCGTCGACGGAGCGCACGTCGCTGGCGGTGATCGCGCCGTCCGAGCTCTTGTGCACGACATGGTGGCTGTCGGCGAAGGCCGCGACCTGACCGAGGTGGGTGACGACGATCACCTGCGCGTGCTGCGCCAGCTGGGCGAGGCGTGCACCGAGGTCGAGGGCAGCGGCTCCGCCGACACCAGCGTCCACCTCGTCGAAGACATAGGTCGGCACGTCGCCCTGGGCGGAGACCACCTCCAGCGCCAGCATCACCCGCGACAGCTCTCCGCCGGAGGCCGCCTTGGTCACGGTGCGCGGGGCCGTGCCGGCGTTGGCGGCCAGCAGGATCTCCACCTCGTCCAGGCCGTGCGCGGCGACGCGCACGCGCTCACCGTCGCCCAGGTCGAGACCGTCTGCGTCGGGGCGGTGGCGCACCGTCACCTCGACCTCTGCCCCGGCCATCGCCAGGTGCGCGAGCTCGGCGCCCACCTGGGTGCCCAGACGTGCGGCGGCCTCGCTCCGGGCGCTGCTGAGGGCGGCGCCGGCAGCGATCACCTCGGCGCGTTGTCGTGCCTCGTCCTGGCTCAGGGCCGCGATCCGTTCGTCGGACCCGTCCAGCTCGGCGACCTCGAGCGCGGCCTGGGCGGACCAGGCCAAGACCACGGACGTGCTCTCGCCATACTTGCGCAGCAGCGCGGAGAGCACCGAGCGGCGCTGCTGCACCCAGGCCAGGCGGGCGGGGTCGACGTCGATGCCGGTGCCATAGGAGGCGAGGTCACCGCCCAGGTCAGCGGCCAGATAGCTCAGCTCGTCCAGGCGCTTGCGCAGCTCGAGCAGGGCAGGGTCGTGCTCGGCGACCGGGGCCAGTGCCTGGCTGGCGCCGGCGAGCAGCTCCGTGACGGGACGGACCTCCTCGGCGGCGTCGTCGCCGCCGGACAGGGCCGCGTGGGCGGTGTCCGCGGCCTGGCGCAGACCGTCGGCGTGCGCCAGCCGCAGCTCCTCGGTGCGCAGGTCGTCCTCCTCCCCCTCCTGCGGATCCACGGCCTCGATCTCCTCGAGTGCACCGCGGAGCATTTCCATCCGCAGCGTCCGCTCGGCACCGGCGGTGCTCAGCCGCGCCAGCTCTTCCCGCGTGGCATTCCACTGGCGGTGCGCCACGGCATACCGCTGCAGGCTCGTGGCGATCTCAGGTCCACCGAAAGCATCCAGCAGGACCCGGTGCTGCTCGGGGGCACGCAGGCGCCACTGGTCGGCCTGGCCGTGCACGGCGACGAGGTGCTCCCCCACCTCGCTGAGCACGCCCACTGGGGCGGACCGGCCGCCGACGTGGGCCCGGGACCGTCCCTCAGCGCTGACGGTGCGGACCAGGATGAGCCCCTCTTCGGTCTCACCGCCGGCCGCCGCGACCCGGCGGGCAGCCGGGTGGTCCGGCGGCACCGCCACCTCCCCCTCGACCACGGCCGAGGCGGCACCGCTGCGCACCATCGCGGAGTCGGCCCGTGCGCCAAAGAGCAGACCCAGGCCCGAGACGACCATGGTCTTGCCCGCACCGGTCTCACCGGTGATGACGTTCAGGCCCGGGGACAGGTCAAGCTCGGCGTCATCGATGACGCCGAGTCGTTGGATCCGCATGCGTGTCAGCACGCCCTGCACCCTAGGCGGAAGTCCCGTCCGGCTTGCCGCGCCACCCGGTGACCGGCAGCTCGAACTTGGCGACGAGCCGGTCGGTGAACGGGTCGGAGGACAGCCGGGCCAGCAGCACGGGGGTCTCGCTGCGGCGCACCTCGATGCGGGCGCCGGGTGGGAGGTCGACGCTGCGCCGCCCATCGCACCACATGACGCCATGGGTGGTCGCGTGCGCCACGACCTCCACGGCCACCCGCGTGTCCGGTCCCAGCACGATGGGCCGGGCAAAGAGCGCGTGCGCGGAGATCGGGACCACCAGGAGTGCCTGCACCTCGGGCCAGACGATCGGGCCGCCGCCGGAGAAGGCATAGGCGGTGGACCCCGTGGGTGTGGCGATGACCACGCCGTCACACCCCCAGGTCGACAGTGGACGTCCGTCGACCTCGACGGTGAGCTCGAGCATCCGCTCGCGGGCGGATTTTTCCACGGACGCCTCGTTGAGTGCCCAGGTGTGGGCCACCCGCCGGCCGGCCTGAAAGACGGCGACCTCCAGGGTCATCCGCTGCTCGACCGTGTAGTCCCGTGCCACGATCCGCTGAACGACCTCTGAGGTCTCCTCACGCTCGGCCTCGGCGAGGAAGCCGACCCGGCCGTGGTTGATGCCCAGCAGCGGGATCCCGGCCCTGCGGGACACCTCAGCGCCGCGCAGGATGGTCCCGTCGCCGCCGAGGATGACGACGAGCTCGGCCCCGGCAGCCAGCGCGTTGACCTCGGGGTCGTCCTCCAGGCTGTCCCAGCCCTGAGCGAGCTGGTGGACCTCGATGTCGTGCTCGCGGAGCCTGCTCGAGACCTCTGCCGCGAGCTCGGGCAGGTCGGGGCGGTTGGCGTGCGTGACCACCAGGATGCGACGGGTCATCTAGTCGTCCTCCCGGAGCAGTTCACGGATGCGGGCGGTGATCCCGTCCGCACTCATCATGCCTGCCTTGTCTGTTGCCAGCCACAGCAGGTACTCGGTGTTGCCGTGGGTGCCTCGCACGGGCGAGCGCTCGATGCCGCGCACCTGCCAGCCCAGGGTCAGCGCGGCGTCGCTCACGCGCTCCAGCGCCCCACCCCGGGCGGACTGCGCCGTGACGATCCCACCACGCCCCACCTGCTCGCGTCCCACCTCGAACTGGGGTTTGACCAGAAAGATCAGATCAGCACCGGGCCGGACGACCCGCGCCACCGCCGGCAGCACCAGGGTCAGGGAGATGAACGAGACATCTCCGACGACCAGGTCGAAGGTGCCGACCTGCTCGGGGGTCACCTCCCGGATGTTGGTGCCCGGCAGGTCGGTGACCCTCGGGTCGTTGGCCAGCTCGGGGACCAGCTGGTCGTGTCCGACGTCCAGGGCCGTCACCGCCACCGCACCGTGCTCCAGCAGGACCTCGGTGAAGCCGCCGGTGGAGGCACCGACGTCCAGACAGCGACGTCCGGTGACCTGCAGCCGGCCCGGGTCAGCCCCCTCCCCCCAGACGGCCAGGGCGTGGAGCAACTTGAGGGCTCCTCGCCCGACCCACTGATGCGACTCGTCGACGGTGAGGCGGACGTGCTGACCAGGAGCGACGGCATACGACGCCTTGGTGACGGTGTCCTGCCCGACATGCACGCTGCCCGCCCTGATCAGGCGCTGAGCCAGAGTGCGAGAGCGCGCGAGACCCGTCCGCACCATGTGCTGGTCGAGACGCTCGGTGCTCACGCGGCCGTCACGCGGTGGGCCGCCCTGCGCCAGCCACCCGCGCCATGGGGGCCGACGGTCCCTGTCCCGGCGAGGACTCGGTCAACCGCTCCTGCAGGCGTCGTTGCGCCTGGAGCGCAGCCTCGGCCCGCTCCTGGAGCGGCTGGTCGCGCGTGGCGTGGAAACCTGCGAGGGTCTCGTCCACGTGCGAGTCACCGGTCTGAGGAGGCTGCGTCATGCGATCAGGCTATCGCGGCGGTCCGACACGACGGCAGATCCGTCCACAGTGGATGGGCTGGTGTCTTGGACGCCGAGGTCGTGGGTCTGGCTCGCGCGCCTCAGGCCCAATGCGTCTGCAGGTCCGGGATCGTGTCCGCAATGAGGTCGGGCTGCTGGTCCGGGGTGCCCGCCTCGACGTCGGAGCGACCGTGGACGCCAGTGAGCACCAGCGCCGTGCCGAGTCCGGCACGGTTGGCCCCCTCGATGTCGGTGTCGAGGCGGTCGCCAATCATGAGCACGTCCTGCGCGGGCAGGTTGAGCCGCTGCAGCGCGATCTCAAAGGCGGGTGCGTGCGGCTTGCCGGTGACCAGGTCTGGCTGGCGCCCGGTCGCGTGCGCCACCGCAGCAACGAGCGAGCCGTTGCCGGGAGCCTGTCCCCGCTCGGTGGGCAGGGTGGCGTCCGTGTTGGTCGCGACCCAGTAGGCGCCCCCTGCGACGGCATATGCGGCCTCAGCCAGTTCTGACCACCCGACGGCTGCGCCGTATCCCTGGACCACGGCGCTGATGACGCTGCTGCCACCGTGACGCAGCACCTCGCTGGGCTCGACGACGGGGATCCCCTGCTCGTCGAGGGCCGCAGTGACACCCGGTCCACCGACCGGCAGCACGAAGGTGCCCTCGGCGACAGTGTGGTGCTGACGCAGATAGCTCGCGGCGATCTGCGAACTATTGAGCACCTCGTCGCTGTGCGCCTCCACGCCGAGCGAGGTGAGGTGCTCAGCCACCTCCCCAGGCAGCCGAGCGGCGTTGTTGGTCAGGAAGAGGATGGGCAGCCCCGCGCGGCGGGCCGCCGCGAGTCCTTCCACGGCCCCCTCGCAGGCGGTGGCGCCGCGGTAGACGACGCCGTCGAGGTCACACAGCAGAGCCCGGTAGGTCATGACGGCTGCTCACCCTCCGACTGACGATCACTCTGTGGGTCCGGCATGACCTGCTGGTCATCACGCTGGTCATCACGCTGGTCACTCTGCGTGTCGTCCTGGTCGTCAGCACCATCGCTGAGGTCAGTGATGTCGACTCCGTCGAGGTCTGCCAGACGGTCCGCCGCGTCAGTGACGCCCTCACGATCAGCGTCGACGGCGCGGGCAAACCACTCCCGGGCCGCTTCCAGGGCGCCGGTGCCCAGCAGCGCATCGGCGTAGGCGTAGTAGAGGCGCGGCGACCAGGACCGCTGCGGCGGGCTGACCTGGACGATCTCGCGCAGGGTCTGCACCGCCGCGTCTCCCTGGCCAAGGTCGCGCCGCGCGCCGCTGACCACGATGGCCAGCTCCACCCGGTCCGCCGCGGCCAGCGAGTCGGCGGCCGGCTCCTGAGCTAACTCGATCGCCCGCCCCGGGCGTCCGAGCCCCCGCTCGACGTCCGCGATCTGGGGCAGCAGGTGGGGCGAGCCGCTGAGTCGACGTGCGGTGCGGAACTCACGCAGTGCCTCTGCCCACTCGCCGCGGCGATAGTAGACAAAGCCAAGGACCTCACGGACGACGGCGACCCGGCCAGCACGTCGCGACGCGTTCTCGGCGTGCGCCAGGGCGGCGTCCAGCTCACCCTCGGCCAACGCCTCCGTGGCGGCCACGAGGTGTCGAGCCACGCCGTCGGCGTTCTCCTTGCTGAGGGTCAACAGCTCACGACGGGCGCTCTTGTCCAGCTGGCCGGCCTCGATGTGCTCCGGAATCTCCGGCTCAGGCTTCCGGTCGGGCCGGGGACGGAACACGCGGTTCTCATCCTCCCGGAACGGACGGCCTGCACCACCACGTGAGGCGTGCGCGCGAGGTCCACCGCGGTCATCATCACGACGCGGCCCACGATCATCCGAACCGCGGTAACCCCCACGACGGTCATCATCACGACGCGGCCCACGATCATCCGAACCGCGGTAACCCCCACGACGGTCATCATCACGACGCGGCCCACGATCATCCGAACCGCGGTAACCCCCACGACGGTCATCATCACGACGCGGTCCACGATCTTCTCGAGGCTTCCACTCGCTGCGACCACCGCGCCGTTCACTACCGCCCTCACGACGGTCCCCACCGCCGGCGCCGCGGCCCCCGCCACGGTAGCCCTGCTCACGGTCGCGCCAGCTGTCCTTGCGCTGCCCCTGGCCGGAACGATCTTCTCGACCGTCACGTGATGAGTTCCTGGGGTCTCTGGCTCCCGTGCCCTCAGAACCAGTGTTCTCCGGCGTCTCCTCAGCCATGCGGCCTCCTCGTTTCAGTTCTTCTGCAGTCTAGGCCCTGACGCCCCGTGGCCATCACGGAACTCCGTCGGGGCTAGGGACATCAGCCACAAATGCCAGTAGCCCCCATCCGAGCCTGGTGGCTCGGATGGGGGCTACTGGTGAATGTTTGTCCGGCGGTGTCCTACTCTCCCACACCGTCACCAGTGCAGTACCATCGGCGCTGAGAGGCTTAGCTTCCGGGTTCGGTATGTTTCCGGGCGTTTCCCTCTCGCTATGGCCGCCGTAACTCTATGGAGATATCAGTTATCCCAACGTAGTTGTGCGTGTTGGTTTCCCTTCGGGGTCTTCGCCGTTCCACACGTGGTGTGTGTGGTGTGGTGGTGTCCCGGGGTGTTTGTATCTCGGGAGCTACACAGTGGACGCGTAACATCTTTGTTGTTTAAGTTATCGGCTTATTAGTACCGGTCAGCTCCGCACATTGCTGTGCTTCCACGTCCGGCCTATCAACCCAGTAGTCTAGCTGGGAGCCTCTCGCGACTAAGTCGCGTGGAAACCTCATCTTGGAGTGTGCTTCCCGCTTAGATGCTTTCAGCGGTTATCACGTCCGAACGTAGCTAATCAGCGGTGCCCTTGGCAGGACAACTGACACACCAGTGGTTCGTCCATCCCGGTCCTCTCGTACTAGGGACAGCTCTCCTCAAGTTTCCTACGCGCGCAGCGGATAGGGACCGAACTGTCTCACGACGTTCTAAACCCAGCTCGCGTACCGCTTTAATGGGCGAACAGCCCAACCCTTGGGACCGACTCCAGCCCCAGGATGCGACGAGCCGACATCGAGGTGCCAAACCATGCCGTCGATATGAGCTCTTGGGCAGGATCAGCCTGTTATCCCCGGGGTACCTTTTATCCGTTGAGCGACGGCGCTTCCACAAGCCACCGTCGGGTCACTAGTCCCGACTTTCGTCTCTGCTCGACATGTCTGTCTCACAGTCAAGCTCCCTTGTGCACTTACACTCGAAACCTGATTGCCAACCAGGCTGAGGGAACCTTTGGGCGCCTCCGTTACTCTTTAGGAGGCAACCGCCCCAGTTAAACTACCCACCAGGCAATGTCCCTGATCCGGATCACGGACCGAGGTTAGATATCCAGAACGACCAGAGTGGTATTTCAACGTTGACTCCACGAACACTGGCGTGCCCGCTTCACAGTCTCCCACCTATCCTACACAAGCCGTACCGAACACCAATACCAAGCTATAGTAAAGGTCCCGGGGTCTTTCCGTCCTGCTGCGCGTAACGAGCATCTTTACTCGTAATGCAATTTCGCCGAGTTCATGGTTGAGACAGTCGAGAAGTCGTTACGCCATTCGTGCAG
Encoded here:
- a CDS encoding NAD kinase, whose translation is MTRRILVVTHANRPDLPELAAEVSSRLREHDIEVHQLAQGWDSLEDDPEVNALAAGAELVVILGGDGTILRGAEVSRRAGIPLLGINHGRVGFLAEAEREETSEVVQRIVARDYTVEQRMTLEVAVFQAGRRVAHTWALNEASVEKSARERMLELTVEVDGRPLSTWGCDGVVIATPTGSTAYAFSGGGPIVWPEVQALLVVPISAHALFARPIVLGPDTRVAVEVVAHATTHGVMWCDGRRSVDLPPGARIEVRRSETPVLLARLSSDPFTDRLVAKFELPVTGWRGKPDGTSA
- the steA gene encoding putative cytokinetic ring protein SteA, whose protein sequence is MSLSNSPVPAAASEGPSVKGPVRVDARTKNLTKRLAPGDIAVINHEDLDQVSAYALVACKPAAVINAAASISGAYPNLGPKILVDAGVPLIDRAGEALLTQVTEGATGRVTGSQLFVDDAMVAEGTKLDLALIEAAMEEARGNISEQIEAFSRNTMQYVREERDLLLDGIPLPPIRTDLEGRYVLVVVRGYHYKEDLQTLRPFIREARPVLIGVDGGADALLELGYRPDIIVGDMDSVGDAALKSGAEIIVHAYRDGRAPGMERVTALGVQDAIVLPAIGTSEDVAMLLADGKGAELIVAVGTHATLIEFLDKGRQGMASTFLTRLRVGSKLVDAKGVSLLYRSRISSGALTWLVLAGMLAVLAALAATPGGRTAMGVLAVRWDDLLAWIGGLFG
- a CDS encoding tetratricopeptide repeat protein, translating into MFRPRPDRKPEPEIPEHIEAGQLDKSARRELLTLSKENADGVARHLVAATEALAEGELDAALAHAENASRRAGRVAVVREVLGFVYYRRGEWAEALREFRTARRLSGSPHLLPQIADVERGLGRPGRAIELAQEPAADSLAAADRVELAIVVSGARRDLGQGDAAVQTLREIVQVSPPQRSWSPRLYYAYADALLGTGALEAAREWFARAVDADREGVTDAADRLADLDGVDITDLSDGADDQDDTQSDQRDDQRDDQQVMPDPQSDRQSEGEQPS
- a CDS encoding TlyA family RNA methyltransferase, yielding MSTERLDQHMVRTGLARSRTLAQRLIRAGSVHVGQDTVTKASYAVAPGQHVRLTVDESHQWVGRGALKLLHALAVWGEGADPGRLQVTGRRCLDVGASTGGFTEVLLEHGAVAVTALDVGHDQLVPELANDPRVTDLPGTNIREVTPEQVGTFDLVVGDVSFISLTLVLPAVARVVRPGADLIFLVKPQFEVGREQVGRGGIVTAQSARGGALERVSDAALTLGWQVRGIERSPVRGTHGNTEYLLWLATDKAGMMSADGITARIRELLREDD
- the recN gene encoding DNA repair protein RecN; its protein translation is MLTRMRIQRLGVIDDAELDLSPGLNVITGETGAGKTMVVSGLGLLFGARADSAMVRSGAASAVVEGEVAVPPDHPAARRVAAAGGETEEGLILVRTVSAEGRSRAHVGGRSAPVGVLSEVGEHLVAVHGQADQWRLRAPEQHRVLLDAFGGPEIATSLQRYAVAHRQWNATREELARLSTAGAERTLRMEMLRGALEEIEAVDPQEGEEDDLRTEELRLAHADGLRQAADTAHAALSGGDDAAEEVRPVTELLAGASQALAPVAEHDPALLELRKRLDELSYLAADLGGDLASYGTGIDVDPARLAWVQQRRSVLSALLRKYGESTSVVLAWSAQAALEVAELDGSDERIAALSQDEARQRAEVIAAGAALSSARSEAAARLGTQVGAELAHLAMAGAEVEVTVRHRPDADGLDLGDGERVRVAAHGLDEVEILLAANAGTAPRTVTKAASGGELSRVMLALEVVSAQGDVPTYVFDEVDAGVGGAAALDLGARLAQLAQHAQVIVVTHLGQVAAFADSHHVVHKSSDGAITASDVRSVDGPERVAEIARMLGGVTDSPAALEHARELLEEHAPRRLSG
- a CDS encoding HAD-IIA family hydrolase — translated: MTYRALLCDLDGVVYRGATACEGAVEGLAAARRAGLPILFLTNNAARLPGEVAEHLTSLGVEAHSDEVLNSSQIAASYLRQHHTVAEGTFVLPVGGPGVTAALDEQGIPVVEPSEVLRHGGSSVISAVVQGYGAAVGWSELAEAAYAVAGGAYWVATNTDATLPTERGQAPGNGSLVAAVAHATGRQPDLVTGKPHAPAFEIALQRLNLPAQDVLMIGDRLDTDIEGANRAGLGTALVLTGVHGRSDVEAGTPDQQPDLIADTIPDLQTHWA
- a CDS encoding phosphatase PAP2 family protein yields the protein MSSVQRAQWLAVGLMAFLTLVFFSILWRHTSLGGRWDPLLASPLIHDLPWTLRRLLSSLGRTWLPLLLAVLVAVLWISAVAQRHLGAALTALLVPSASLLMLVQIRDGWLGLGVEDFPSGHTTAACSLLVSVVVLWPRPASWATLLWTLTLIVVAVGNVTLHAHLPGEVIAAVLLVSSVTGLLLGILAPRPVTAVWSPNRGTMGPP